One Vitis riparia cultivar Riparia Gloire de Montpellier isolate 1030 chromosome 4, EGFV_Vit.rip_1.0, whole genome shotgun sequence genomic window carries:
- the LOC117912597 gene encoding GTPase ERA-like, chloroplastic, with the protein MALPQMEVVGLHTSISLYRETWRSHYLHRFQFTTLDKKSFLHGCSFQFRARSRSRELVSPRTNLSIIRRVNATERVEEEFDVIDNPAAASTMSSSEDEESSASTFLSLSEKPDRNMALLDDYELEELDFASNPNHRSGYVAVLGKPNVGKSTLANQMIGQKLSIVTDKPQTTRHRILGICSGPEYQMILYDTPGVIEKKMHKLDSMMMKNVRSATINADCVVVLVDACKEPQKIDEVLEEGVGNLKDKLPTLLVLNKKDLIKPGEIAKKLEWYEKFTDVDEVIPVSAKYGQGVDDVKDWILSKLPLGPAYYPKDIVSEHPERFFVGEIVREKIFMQYRNEVPYACQVNVVSYKTRPAAKDFIQVEIVVEKNSQKIILIGKEGKALKLLATAARLDIEDFLQKKVFLEVEVKVKENWRQDEGLLKYYGYGGQIQAL; encoded by the exons ATGGCGCTGCCTCAAATGGAGGTTGTGGGTCTGCATACATCCATATCTCTTTATAGAGAAACATGGAGAAGTCATTATCTCCATCGCTTTCAGTTCACCACTCTAGATAAGAAATCTTTTCTCCATGGTTGTTCCTTCCAATTTCGAGCTAGGAGCAGAAGTCGAGAGCTCGTCTCTCCTCGAACTAACCTCTCCATCATTCGACGGGTTAATGCCACTGAACGAGTCGAAGAAGAATTTGATGTTATCGACAACCCAGCAGCGGCGAGTACGATGAGCTCCTCCGAGGACGAGGAGTCATCAGCCTCAACTTTCCTATCTTTGAGCGAGAAGCCTGATAGGAACATGGCCCTCCTCGATGACTATGAGTTGGAGGAACTTGACTTTGCCTCCAACCCTAACCATCGCAGTG GATATGTGGCTGTGCTTGGCAAGCCCAATGTTGGAAAGAGTACCCTTGCAAACCAAATGATAGGCCAAAAGTTGTCAATTGTTACTGATAAACCTCAAACCACAAGGCATCGAATCCTTGGTATATGTTCTGGTCCAGAGTATCAG ATGATACTTTATGACACACCTGGTGTTATTGAGAAGAAAATGCACAAGTTGGACTCCATGATGATGAAGAATGTCCGCAGTGCTACCATTAATGCGGACTGTGTAGTGGTTCTTGTTGATGCATGTAAGGAACCCCAAAAG ATTGATGAAGTGTTGGAAGAAGGTGTGGGAAACCTCAAAGATAAACTACCCACTTTGCTGGTTTTGAATAAGAAAGATCTGATCAAACCTGGTGAAATTGCAAAGAAACTCGAG TGGTATGAGAAATTCACAGATGTTGATGAGGTCATACCAGTGAGTGCCAAGTATGGTCAAGGAGTAGATGATGTCAAGGATTGGATATTGTCAAAACTTCCTCTTGGGCCAGCTTATTATCCAAAG GACATTGTTAGTGAACACCCGGAAAGATTCTTTGTAGGTGAGATTGTTAGAGAAAAGATCTTCATGCAATATCGTAATGAAGTTCCTTATGCATGTCAG GTCAATGTAGTGAGTTACAAAACTAGACCAGCTGCTAAAGATTTTATTCAAGTCGAGATTGTTGTCGAGAAGAACTCACAGAAAATCATCCTCATTGGAAAG GAAGGGAAGGCTCTGAAACTACTTGCAACAGCAGCTCGGCTTGACATTGAAGATTTCTTGCAAAAGAAGGTGTTTCTTGAG GTGGAAGTGAAAGTAAAAGAGAACTGGCGGCAAGATGAAGGGCTTCTTAAGTACTACGGTTATGGAGGCCAAATTCAAGCGCTATAA